One window from the genome of Enterobacter asburiae encodes:
- a CDS encoding TonB-dependent receptor, which translates to MNNTIMHKTLLALAVGAVTHSAFAADDQKEDTLVVQAAPASDFKPGGDQLVPAFLDGQVANGGRMGMLGQQNAMDVPFNIISYTSKLVEDQQAKTIADVVANDAGVQFVQGYGNSAETYRIRGLKFDGDDMTFGGLSGVLPRQVVDTQMVDRIEIFKGANSLMNGAASSGVGGMINLEPKHAGELPQAKVGVDYTSDSQFGTTLDAGRRYGDSDQFGARVNLVHREGETGIANDRRRTTLLSTGLDYTGDRFRTSLDLGYQKKTFHGSPTSVNISAVDFVPEPPKNDRNFSQKWAYSNIENEFGMWRSEYDIADGWTAYTGLGAQHAHEEGIYSAPKLVDKSGKATVSRLDTNRISDSVSGMAGVRGNFTTGFVSHKVNVGYSAMTKNEKIAWKMSAAKDNPTTNIYHNTGVDMPDSTNFNGSGGKYSDPLTSGRTRTQGWLLSDTLGVLDDKLLFTAGARHQKVVIRGYNKVTGAENAADGFDGSRWMPTYGVVYKPWEAISLYANHTEALQPGKTAPNTATNYGQSTGIVHSKQNEVGVKADFGRVGGSLALFEIKMPSAILDDSGHYGLDAEQRNRGVELNVFGEPMLGMRLNASATWLQAELTKTKNGVNQGNDAIGIPNFYAVLGAEYDIKPIDGLTATARVNHSGAQYADLANTKKLDSYTTLDLGMRYRFAVNHNENQMTVRAGIDNVTNENYWASVDDSGTYITQGEPRTFKVSVGYAF; encoded by the coding sequence ATGAACAACACCATCATGCACAAAACGCTGCTGGCGCTCGCCGTTGGCGCGGTGACACATTCCGCCTTCGCGGCGGACGATCAAAAAGAGGACACCCTCGTTGTCCAGGCTGCACCAGCCAGCGATTTCAAACCCGGCGGCGACCAGCTGGTACCGGCCTTTCTTGACGGACAGGTGGCGAACGGCGGGCGCATGGGGATGCTGGGCCAGCAAAACGCCATGGACGTGCCGTTCAACATCATCAGCTACACCTCGAAGCTGGTGGAAGATCAGCAGGCGAAAACTATTGCCGATGTCGTCGCGAACGACGCGGGCGTGCAGTTCGTTCAGGGGTACGGCAACAGCGCAGAGACCTACCGCATCCGTGGCCTTAAGTTTGACGGCGACGACATGACCTTCGGTGGCCTGTCCGGCGTGCTGCCGCGCCAGGTGGTGGATACCCAGATGGTTGACCGCATAGAGATCTTCAAAGGGGCCAACTCGCTGATGAACGGCGCGGCAAGCTCCGGCGTGGGCGGGATGATCAACCTTGAGCCAAAACACGCGGGCGAGCTCCCGCAGGCGAAGGTCGGCGTGGACTACACCTCGGATTCCCAGTTTGGCACCACGCTCGACGCGGGCCGTCGCTACGGCGACAGCGACCAGTTTGGCGCGCGGGTTAACCTGGTCCATCGCGAAGGGGAAACCGGTATTGCGAACGATCGCCGCCGCACCACGCTGCTCTCTACCGGTCTCGATTACACGGGCGACCGCTTCCGCACCTCGCTGGATCTCGGCTATCAGAAGAAAACCTTCCACGGCAGCCCGACCAGCGTCAATATTTCCGCGGTGGATTTCGTGCCCGAGCCGCCGAAAAACGATCGCAACTTCTCGCAGAAGTGGGCCTACAGCAACATCGAAAACGAATTTGGGATGTGGCGCAGCGAGTACGACATCGCCGACGGCTGGACCGCCTATACCGGTCTGGGCGCGCAGCACGCGCATGAGGAAGGCATCTACAGCGCGCCGAAGCTGGTGGATAAAAGCGGCAAGGCAACGGTCAGCCGTCTGGATACCAACCGCATCAGCGATTCCGTCAGCGGCATGGCGGGCGTTCGCGGTAACTTCACTACGGGCTTCGTATCGCACAAGGTCAACGTTGGCTATTCGGCGATGACCAAAAACGAAAAAATCGCGTGGAAAATGTCGGCGGCGAAGGATAACCCGACCACCAACATCTATCACAATACCGGCGTCGATATGCCGGACAGCACCAACTTCAACGGCTCTGGCGGGAAGTACAGCGATCCGCTGACCAGCGGGCGCACCCGTACGCAGGGCTGGCTGCTGAGCGATACGCTGGGCGTGCTGGACGATAAGCTGCTGTTTACCGCCGGCGCGCGCCATCAGAAGGTGGTCATTCGCGGGTATAACAAAGTCACTGGTGCGGAAAACGCGGCGGACGGCTTCGACGGCAGCCGCTGGATGCCCACCTACGGCGTGGTCTACAAGCCGTGGGAGGCGATCTCCCTCTATGCTAACCACACCGAAGCGCTGCAGCCTGGCAAAACCGCGCCTAACACCGCCACCAACTACGGCCAGAGCACCGGAATCGTTCACTCTAAGCAGAACGAAGTGGGCGTGAAGGCGGACTTTGGCCGCGTGGGCGGATCGCTTGCGCTGTTCGAAATCAAAATGCCGTCGGCGATCCTCGACGACAGCGGTCACTACGGCCTTGACGCTGAACAGCGTAACCGTGGCGTGGAGCTGAACGTCTTCGGTGAGCCAATGCTGGGGATGCGTCTGAACGCCAGCGCCACCTGGCTGCAGGCCGAGCTGACCAAAACCAAAAATGGCGTGAATCAGGGTAACGATGCGATCGGTATTCCGAACTTTTACGCCGTGCTGGGCGCAGAGTACGACATCAAGCCGATTGATGGCCTGACCGCCACCGCCCGCGTGAACCACTCCGGCGCGCAGTACGCTGATCTGGCAAACACCAAAAAGCTGGACAGCTACACCACGCTGGATCTGGGGATGCGCTATCGCTTCGCGGTGAATCACAATGAAAACCAGATGACGGTTCGTGCAGGCATCGATAACGTGACCAACGAGAACTACTGGGCCAGCGTGGACGATTCCGGTACCTATATTACGCAGGGCGAACCGCGGACCTTTAAGGTCTCGGTGGGCTACGCGTTTTAA
- a CDS encoding ABC transporter ATP-binding protein, with amino-acid sequence MLELTAISKSFSDVQVLDSLNLSVAPGSRTAIVGPSGSGKTTLLRILAGFETPDTGRIVMQGRALFDENSFVPAHLRRIGFVPQEGALFPHLNVADNIAWGLDGTRHEKRQRVEALMEMVSLDRQLATHWPHEISGGQQQRVALARALAQRPSLMLLDEPFSALDTGLRAMTRKATADLLAEAGVASILVTHDQNEALSFATQVAVMRAGRFTQVGTPYDVYTRPVDEETALFLGDAVILPARLAAGYAVCALGEVPTDNAQATGEGRVMMRPEQLRVTACAAHESPISILDVDFTGQLSTLTLGLAGYAQPVILKTVSQPGWNPGTAVRIDVAGIARVL; translated from the coding sequence ATGCTTGAATTAACCGCCATTTCTAAATCGTTTTCTGATGTGCAGGTGCTCGACAGCTTAAACCTGAGCGTTGCGCCGGGCAGCAGGACGGCGATTGTCGGGCCGTCCGGGTCGGGGAAAACCACGCTGCTGCGTATTCTTGCCGGGTTCGAAACGCCTGACACCGGGCGCATTGTCATGCAGGGGAGAGCGCTGTTTGATGAAAACAGTTTTGTTCCCGCCCACCTGCGCCGAATCGGTTTCGTGCCTCAGGAGGGCGCGCTGTTCCCGCACCTCAACGTGGCAGACAACATCGCCTGGGGGCTGGACGGCACCCGCCACGAGAAGCGCCAGCGCGTTGAGGCGCTGATGGAGATGGTTTCTCTGGACAGGCAGCTCGCAACGCACTGGCCCCACGAGATTTCCGGCGGACAGCAGCAGCGCGTGGCGCTTGCCCGCGCGCTGGCCCAGCGTCCTTCCCTGATGCTGCTGGATGAACCGTTCTCGGCGCTGGATACCGGCCTGCGCGCCATGACGCGTAAGGCAACGGCCGATCTGCTGGCCGAAGCGGGCGTAGCCTCGATTCTGGTCACCCACGATCAGAACGAAGCGTTGTCCTTTGCCACGCAGGTTGCCGTGATGCGCGCCGGACGCTTCACCCAGGTCGGCACGCCTTATGACGTCTACACCCGTCCCGTTGACGAAGAGACGGCGCTGTTTCTGGGTGATGCCGTGATCCTGCCTGCTCGGCTCGCTGCCGGGTATGCGGTGTGCGCGCTGGGCGAAGTGCCGACGGACAACGCGCAGGCGACAGGAGAGGGCAGGGTAATGATGCGCCCTGAACAATTACGCGTGACGGCATGTGCAGCGCATGAAAGCCCGATCTCGATTCTTGATGTGGACTTCACCGGCCAGCTGTCGACCCTCACCCTTGGGTTAGCTGGGTATGCGCAGCCCGTTATCCTCAAGACCGTCAGTCAGCCTGGCTGGAACCCGGGCACGGCGGTGCGTATTGATGTTGCAGGTATCGCGCGCGTTTTGTGA
- a CDS encoding ABC transporter permease, whose product MSGLSLDIGKNRVQEPARRRPALPMVALAVLFSLMALLPLGFIIAIGIETGWETIKALVFRPRVAELLSNTLWLTALAVPLCIVTGVAIAWLTERTQLAGRGIWSALAVAPLAIPAFVQSYAWVSVVPSMHGLSAGVFLSVLAYYPFIYMPVAAVLRRLDPTLEDVAASLGTPPWRVFFRVVLPQLKLAICGGALLVALHLLAEYGLYVMIRFDTFTTAIYDQFQSTFSGPAANMLAGVLALCCLAILMLEGVTRGKARYARIGAGAAREQKRWPLKPAAAALGQLFFIVLIVLALGVPLIVLCRWIWLGGVQNWMSADLWHSLRQTLMLGVGGALLTTACVIPIAWLGIRYPHRIFRMLEGCIYITSSLPGIVTALALVTVTIHYARPIYQTEITLFLAYLLMFMPRALINLRAGIAQAPVELENVARSLGSTPAKALWSVTMRLAAPGAAAGAALVFLGVSNELTATLLLSPLGTRTLSTGFWALTSEIDYVAAAPYAMLMILISLPLTAILYMQSKKIAGL is encoded by the coding sequence ATGTCTGGTCTGAGTCTCGACATCGGAAAAAACAGAGTGCAGGAGCCTGCCCGCAGGCGTCCTGCACTGCCGATGGTTGCGTTAGCTGTATTGTTTTCATTAATGGCGCTTCTGCCTTTGGGTTTTATCATTGCCATTGGCATTGAGACCGGCTGGGAAACCATTAAGGCGCTGGTGTTTCGCCCGCGCGTGGCTGAGCTGCTCAGCAACACGCTGTGGCTGACGGCTTTAGCGGTTCCGCTGTGTATCGTGACGGGCGTGGCAATCGCCTGGCTCACAGAGCGCACGCAGCTTGCCGGGCGGGGGATCTGGTCTGCGCTGGCGGTCGCCCCGCTGGCAATCCCCGCGTTTGTGCAAAGCTATGCCTGGGTGAGCGTTGTCCCGTCCATGCACGGGCTCTCCGCGGGCGTGTTCCTCTCCGTTCTTGCCTACTATCCGTTTATCTATATGCCGGTTGCGGCGGTGCTGCGTCGTCTTGATCCGACGCTTGAAGATGTCGCCGCTTCGCTGGGCACGCCGCCGTGGCGGGTCTTTTTCCGCGTGGTGCTACCCCAGCTCAAGCTGGCTATCTGCGGCGGCGCGCTGCTGGTGGCGCTGCACCTGCTGGCGGAATATGGCCTGTACGTGATGATCCGCTTTGATACCTTCACCACGGCAATTTATGACCAGTTCCAGTCTACCTTCAGCGGCCCGGCGGCGAACATGCTGGCGGGCGTGCTGGCCTTGTGCTGTCTGGCTATCCTGATGCTGGAAGGCGTAACGCGCGGCAAAGCACGCTACGCGCGCATTGGCGCCGGGGCCGCACGTGAACAGAAACGCTGGCCGCTGAAGCCTGCGGCTGCCGCGCTGGGCCAGCTGTTTTTCATCGTGCTGATCGTGCTGGCGCTGGGCGTGCCGCTAATTGTCCTGTGCCGCTGGATTTGGCTCGGCGGCGTGCAAAACTGGATGAGCGCCGATCTCTGGCACTCTCTGCGCCAGACGCTGATGCTCGGCGTGGGCGGTGCGCTCCTGACGACGGCGTGCGTGATCCCCATCGCGTGGCTCGGTATCCGCTATCCGCACCGTATCTTCCGGATGCTGGAAGGGTGCATCTATATCACCAGTTCACTGCCGGGAATCGTCACTGCCCTGGCGCTGGTCACCGTCACCATTCATTACGCCCGCCCCATTTACCAGACGGAAATCACCCTGTTCCTGGCCTACCTGCTGATGTTTATGCCCCGTGCGCTCATCAACCTGCGGGCGGGGATTGCGCAGGCGCCGGTCGAGCTGGAAAACGTGGCGCGCAGCCTGGGCAGCACGCCCGCGAAGGCGCTATGGAGCGTCACGATGCGGCTGGCCGCACCGGGTGCGGCGGCGGGTGCCGCGCTGGTTTTCCTCGGCGTCAGCAACGAGTTGACCGCCACGCTGCTGCTCTCTCCGCTGGGCACGCGCACGCTTTCCACCGGATTCTGGGCGCTGACCAGCGAGATTGACTATGTGGCCGCCGCGCCTTACGCGATGCTGATGATCCTGATTTCACTCCCGCTGACCGCCATTCTCTATATGCAGTCGAAAAAAATTGCAGGGCTATGA
- a CDS encoding iron ABC transporter substrate-binding protein: protein MNSRLLSCFSLALLSSSLFLSTQAVAADNNEGIVVYNAQHENLVKSWVDGFTKETGIKVTLRNGDDSELGNQLVQEGSASPADVFLTENSPSMVLVDNANLFASLDADTLKQVPAEYRPAHGRWIGIAARSTVFVYNPEKLNEQQLPKSLMDLAKPEWKGRWAASPSGADFQAIVSAMLALKGEKATLEWLKAMKANFVAYKGNSTVMKAVNAGQIDGGVIYHYYRFVDQSKTGENSKNTQLYYFKHQDPGAFVSLSGGGVLASSKHKAQAQAFIKYITGKEGQESLRTNNAFEYAVGVNAASNPKLVPLKDLDAPKVEPSTLNSKKVIELMTQAGLL, encoded by the coding sequence ATGAATTCTCGCCTGCTGTCCTGCTTCTCGCTTGCCTTGTTGTCTTCATCCCTTTTCCTTTCCACACAAGCGGTTGCCGCCGATAACAACGAAGGTATCGTTGTTTATAACGCCCAGCACGAAAACCTGGTGAAGTCGTGGGTTGACGGTTTTACTAAAGAAACCGGCATTAAAGTCACTCTGCGTAATGGTGATGACAGCGAGCTGGGTAACCAGCTGGTTCAGGAAGGCAGTGCGTCACCGGCCGACGTATTCCTGACGGAAAACTCACCGTCAATGGTGCTGGTGGATAATGCCAACCTGTTTGCGTCGCTGGATGCAGATACCCTGAAGCAGGTACCGGCGGAATATCGTCCGGCGCACGGCCGCTGGATCGGCATTGCCGCCCGCAGCACGGTGTTTGTGTATAACCCGGAGAAGCTGAACGAACAGCAGCTGCCTAAATCGCTGATGGATCTGGCAAAACCCGAGTGGAAAGGGCGCTGGGCGGCATCCCCGTCAGGCGCAGATTTCCAGGCCATCGTGAGCGCGATGCTGGCGCTGAAAGGCGAGAAGGCCACCCTGGAATGGCTCAAGGCGATGAAAGCCAATTTCGTTGCCTATAAAGGCAATAGCACCGTGATGAAAGCGGTCAATGCCGGTCAGATTGATGGCGGCGTGATTTATCACTACTACCGCTTTGTCGATCAGTCCAAAACCGGTGAAAACAGCAAAAACACCCAGCTCTACTACTTCAAACATCAGGATCCGGGCGCGTTTGTAAGCCTCTCTGGCGGCGGCGTGCTGGCATCCAGCAAGCACAAAGCGCAGGCGCAGGCCTTCATCAAATACATTACCGGTAAAGAAGGTCAGGAAAGCCTGCGTACCAACAACGCCTTTGAGTATGCGGTGGGCGTGAACGCGGCCTCAAACCCGAAACTGGTTCCGCTGAAAGATCTTGATGCGCCGAAAGTTGAACCTTCAACGCTCAACAGTAAAAAAGTTATCGAGCTGATGACGCAAGCCGGTCTGCTGTGA
- a CDS encoding aldo/keto reductase: MKTRYLGKDKFQVSALGLGCMGMSFAYGGAEESEAIKTIHAAVDLGVTFLDSAEVYGPYDNEVLVGKAIKGMRDKVQIATKFGFRILPSGQGLERMAGVDSRPEHIREAVEGSLKRLNIETIDLLYQHRVDPSVPVEDVVGTMADLIKEGKIRHIGLSEVSADTLRRACKIYPITAVQTEYSLWTREPEESILNACRELGVGFVPYSPLGRGFLTGKITDGSGFGEDDFRRNLPRFQQAAMQKNQQLLGQLQDVADKYRCSLAQLALAWVMSKGEDIVPIPGARKIAHLQDNAGAVSLNLSDSDIKFVEHIFTPENIQGERYNQGDFNLIDK, encoded by the coding sequence ATGAAAACACGTTATCTGGGAAAAGATAAATTCCAGGTGTCAGCATTGGGATTGGGCTGTATGGGGATGAGTTTTGCCTATGGTGGCGCCGAAGAATCGGAGGCGATCAAAACCATTCATGCTGCGGTGGATTTGGGCGTCACCTTCCTTGATTCCGCGGAAGTCTATGGTCCCTATGATAATGAAGTCCTGGTCGGAAAAGCGATTAAAGGCATGCGCGATAAGGTACAGATTGCGACTAAATTTGGTTTTCGCATCCTTCCCTCCGGGCAGGGGCTGGAGCGTATGGCAGGCGTTGACAGCCGCCCTGAACATATTCGTGAAGCGGTAGAAGGTTCTCTTAAACGTCTCAATATCGAGACTATCGATCTGCTTTATCAGCATCGCGTCGACCCGTCTGTACCTGTTGAAGACGTTGTGGGAACAATGGCTGATTTAATCAAGGAAGGAAAAATTCGCCACATCGGGCTTTCAGAGGTGTCAGCCGATACGTTACGCCGGGCCTGCAAAATTTATCCGATTACCGCCGTTCAAACTGAATATTCGCTCTGGACTCGCGAGCCGGAGGAAAGCATTCTTAACGCTTGCCGCGAGCTAGGCGTTGGGTTTGTGCCCTATAGCCCGTTGGGACGCGGGTTTTTAACCGGGAAAATCACAGACGGTTCCGGCTTCGGCGAGGATGATTTTCGGCGAAACCTGCCTCGCTTCCAGCAAGCAGCGATGCAGAAAAACCAACAACTGCTCGGACAGCTGCAGGATGTCGCGGATAAATACCGCTGTTCCCTCGCGCAGCTGGCTCTCGCGTGGGTGATGAGCAAAGGAGAGGACATTGTTCCCATTCCGGGGGCTCGAAAAATAGCGCATTTACAGGACAATGCGGGGGCGGTCAGCCTGAATCTTTCCGATTCTGATATTAAGTTCGTTGAGCATATCTTTACGCCTGAAAATATCCAGGGGGAAAGATATAACCAAGGTGATTTTAATTTAATCGATAAATAA
- a CDS encoding LysR family transcriptional regulator has product MKNAPELQHIEILLLIVKHGSFRKAAKELNVSAPTLTVTINNLEEKLGVRLLNRSTRSLSLTAVGKAFLDDVMPVLNDYRRVIDNLNDYKEKPEGVIRINLPRIVVDLFFQSHFVKFKNDYPDINLALFTTDRKISIIDSGFDAGIRYTQDVPKDMVAIPFGGKMSLIPVASPDFLEKSGKPDSPKDLVKFRCINRCFPDGQLYRWEFMDPQGETMEVSVHGDLVVDSDAAMIQAAEYGLGIAFVYENLVEDKISENKLVRLLPDYTYPADNFCVYYPSRKHLPASLRTFIAWVMSMNRDVR; this is encoded by the coding sequence ATGAAAAACGCACCAGAGTTGCAACATATAGAAATATTACTTCTTATTGTAAAACATGGAAGTTTTCGTAAAGCCGCAAAAGAATTAAATGTTTCAGCGCCAACGTTAACGGTCACCATAAATAATCTTGAAGAAAAGCTTGGGGTTAGACTTTTAAATCGCTCCACGCGAAGCTTGTCTTTGACTGCCGTCGGTAAAGCGTTTCTTGACGATGTGATGCCTGTCCTGAATGACTACAGGCGCGTCATTGATAATCTTAATGATTACAAAGAAAAACCAGAAGGCGTCATCAGAATCAACTTACCCCGGATCGTGGTTGATCTTTTTTTTCAAAGCCACTTCGTTAAATTCAAAAATGATTACCCGGATATTAACCTGGCGTTATTCACCACTGACAGAAAAATAAGCATCATAGATTCAGGTTTCGATGCCGGAATACGTTATACACAAGATGTCCCTAAAGATATGGTTGCCATTCCATTTGGAGGCAAGATGTCTCTTATTCCCGTTGCCAGCCCTGATTTTCTGGAGAAATCAGGCAAGCCTGACTCACCAAAAGATCTGGTAAAATTCAGGTGCATAAATCGCTGTTTTCCTGATGGACAGCTGTATCGCTGGGAGTTTATGGATCCACAAGGGGAAACAATGGAAGTATCTGTTCATGGCGATCTGGTTGTAGATTCAGACGCGGCAATGATCCAGGCTGCTGAATATGGGTTAGGAATTGCGTTTGTTTATGAGAATCTGGTTGAGGATAAAATAAGCGAAAACAAACTTGTCCGTTTGCTACCAGATTATACCTATCCCGCTGATAATTTTTGCGTTTATTACCCGAGCCGAAAACATCTGCCAGCATCGCTGAGAACCTTCATAGCGTGGGTGATGTCGATGAATAGAGACGTGCGTTGA
- a CDS encoding EAL domain-containing protein has protein sequence MTAQNPIDTPPRLQYISQDIVGIKLEPIVALSSLRQVGVEVLSVLSDRRHSEDFFCERSADWSITLLEAQLAALKNTPHGHNLFINLPITVLTEPASFHRLIRLPDVPLNIEIVDLASFLALPVAQKQHVVQNLQQLRRQGHAIWLDDVDDVLVQSFLSCRLPLSGIKIDKEAFWRLRDTPALRQLVSLCFQLAGKVLIEGIETERDRTWALQAGADLGQGYYWPSWTWPED, from the coding sequence GTGACAGCGCAAAACCCGATCGATACGCCCCCCCGGTTACAGTACATTTCTCAGGACATCGTCGGCATTAAGCTTGAGCCCATCGTCGCCCTTTCCTCCTTGCGCCAGGTTGGCGTGGAGGTACTTAGCGTTCTGTCCGACAGGCGGCACAGCGAGGACTTTTTTTGCGAGCGGTCCGCTGACTGGTCGATAACGCTGCTGGAAGCACAGCTCGCCGCGTTAAAAAATACACCACACGGTCATAACCTTTTTATTAATCTGCCGATAACCGTCCTGACAGAGCCTGCGTCTTTTCATCGACTTATCCGGTTGCCTGACGTGCCGCTCAATATTGAGATTGTCGACCTCGCGTCCTTTTTAGCGCTGCCCGTCGCGCAAAAGCAGCATGTGGTTCAGAATCTGCAGCAGCTTCGCAGACAGGGACACGCTATCTGGCTGGATGACGTGGATGATGTCTTAGTGCAGTCGTTTTTATCCTGCCGACTCCCGTTAAGCGGCATCAAAATAGATAAGGAAGCATTCTGGCGTTTACGCGACACCCCTGCGCTGAGGCAACTGGTTTCCCTTTGCTTTCAGCTGGCCGGGAAAGTGCTTATCGAAGGTATTGAGACTGAACGCGATCGTACCTGGGCACTGCAGGCAGGCGCAGATCTCGGCCAGGGGTATTACTGGCCGTCCTGGACATGGCCGGAGGATTAA
- a CDS encoding helix-turn-helix transcriptional regulator, whose translation MRMTVRRYRRRRTGSDALGFTRSPFAPPFFDRLEFLSQSISQPRKTDAPFILLVTEDHYLRTGFLNGQFPLSSCCDYATLDDALIAQTQWPSARLVVDIESRSTGLLERLDQLRRHSLFPPFLTPWLLVRADNYDTRLFCKAAGPFHVLERQLNAAALQHSLLDPLPPPGTEKDWFSRNEWPILQELSRGKTLRQIALMQNRPYSRIIYRLSCILLKLGLSHRQELLHLLNNLSDCTF comes from the coding sequence ATGCGAATGACAGTGCGCCGTTACCGGCGGCGGCGTACAGGAAGTGATGCACTGGGATTTACGCGCTCACCTTTTGCTCCCCCCTTTTTCGACCGGCTCGAATTTTTGAGCCAGTCCATCAGCCAGCCCCGCAAAACAGACGCCCCGTTTATCCTTCTGGTGACGGAGGATCACTACCTGCGTACCGGTTTTCTCAACGGGCAGTTTCCCCTGAGCAGCTGCTGCGACTACGCCACGCTGGACGATGCCCTTATCGCTCAGACCCAGTGGCCCTCAGCCCGTCTGGTCGTGGATATAGAAAGCCGGTCCACGGGGCTGCTGGAGAGACTGGATCAGCTGAGACGGCATAGCCTGTTTCCTCCGTTCCTGACGCCCTGGCTGTTAGTCCGGGCCGATAATTACGACACCCGCCTCTTCTGCAAAGCGGCAGGTCCCTTTCATGTGCTCGAACGTCAGCTGAACGCCGCCGCGCTCCAGCACAGCCTGCTGGATCCCCTCCCTCCGCCGGGTACCGAGAAAGACTGGTTCTCTCGCAATGAATGGCCCATCCTGCAGGAACTCTCACGGGGCAAGACGCTGCGTCAGATTGCCCTGATGCAGAATCGCCCCTATAGCCGCATTATCTATCGTCTCAGCTGCATCCTGCTGAAGCTGGGGCTAAGCCATCGCCAGGAATTGCTGCATCTTCTTAATAACCTCTCAGACTGCACGTTTTAA
- the fimZ gene encoding fimbria biosynthesis transcriptional regulator FimZ, which translates to MKPASVIIMDEHPIVRMSIEVLLQKNKNIIVKLKSGDSHEVLDCIRNHPIDLVILDIELTGTDAFALLKRIRNLNKDIKVLFLSSKSELFYAGRAIRAGANGFVSKRKDLGEIYNAVEMILMGYSFFPSETLNFINHLGSGKGMAVDMPLSNREVTVLRYLANGLSNKEIAEQLLLSNKTISAHKSNIYSKLGVQSIVELIDYAKAHELL; encoded by the coding sequence ATGAAACCGGCATCCGTTATCATTATGGACGAACATCCTATCGTCAGAATGTCGATAGAAGTCCTGCTACAGAAAAATAAGAATATCATAGTCAAGCTCAAGTCTGGCGATAGCCATGAAGTCCTTGACTGTATCCGCAATCACCCTATCGATCTGGTGATCCTTGACATTGAACTCACGGGCACGGATGCTTTCGCTTTACTTAAGAGAATCAGAAACTTAAACAAAGACATTAAGGTTCTGTTCCTCTCGTCTAAATCTGAGTTATTTTACGCGGGTCGCGCTATTCGCGCCGGGGCAAATGGCTTCGTCAGTAAACGAAAAGATTTAGGGGAGATCTACAACGCCGTAGAAATGATCCTGATGGGCTATTCTTTTTTCCCATCGGAAACGCTGAACTTTATAAACCATTTGGGTTCAGGGAAAGGGATGGCAGTGGATATGCCATTATCGAATCGCGAGGTTACGGTATTACGGTATCTGGCGAATGGATTATCCAACAAGGAAATTGCTGAACAGCTGCTATTAAGCAACAAGACCATTAGCGCGCATAAATCCAATATTTATTCCAAGCTGGGCGTGCAAAGCATCGTGGAATTAATTGATTACGCCAAAGCTCACGAACTGCTATAA
- the sfmF gene encoding fimbria assembly protein → MRNGIRLITVALLALCTQAQADTALGEINIRLYGNIVDFTCVAEGSDSDKTVPLGTWPTKQLSTTGSRTQPMPFTLKLTGCPPGAASITFSGKADGSNSGLLALNDASTATHVAVEIRDADKTRLALQQASQPVSVDAQGNAILSFYANYIATADNPQPGRADADATFMINYN, encoded by the coding sequence ATGCGAAACGGGATCCGTTTAATCACCGTGGCGCTCCTTGCGCTTTGCACGCAGGCTCAGGCGGACACCGCGTTGGGCGAGATTAACATTCGGCTCTACGGGAATATCGTCGACTTTACCTGCGTTGCCGAGGGCAGCGACAGCGACAAGACCGTCCCTCTTGGCACCTGGCCCACGAAACAGCTCAGCACCACCGGGAGCCGCACTCAGCCCATGCCGTTTACGCTGAAGCTGACCGGCTGTCCGCCGGGCGCGGCGTCCATTACGTTTTCGGGGAAAGCCGACGGGAGCAATAGCGGCTTGCTGGCGCTGAATGACGCCAGTACAGCAACTCACGTCGCCGTCGAGATCAGGGATGCGGATAAAACGCGTCTGGCTCTACAGCAGGCCAGCCAGCCGGTCTCGGTTGATGCGCAGGGGAATGCGATTCTGTCGTTTTATGCCAATTATATTGCCACTGCCGATAACCCTCAGCCTGGCCGTGCCGATGCGGATGCCACCTTCATGATTAACTATAATTAG